Proteins co-encoded in one Pocillopora verrucosa isolate sample1 chromosome 1, ASM3666991v2, whole genome shotgun sequence genomic window:
- the LOC131773714 gene encoding proliferation marker protein Ki-67-like isoform X2 — translation MNELIGKIVVIKRNGADGPQFPLRTTECFFGRKPACDIRIQLPNVSLEHAVVKVDEKDKIRIINLSTTNQTLVNGKPITEAEVKHLDVFTISDRSFRFEFASPVLKKGKDKSPKTKIRRSVSLVKTPPEGQSPKMPVALKGSPRTPTAGESLKENIHRLRRFSMPLQEEDENLSSPVSNKPPLSTIFVNAEPQDKSNHQESTEQVNVVKPVEVVKEETRRNSKRVSFGPVLSPEQFDKDLPPATPVRRGSTPKRAASSAKRRRSVLSVPKTDCIREDDGGVEDFFMTEDVDSNAKSLKEHHISPEEDSHESESVRKESTAVQEKVPGSIRDTPERGQPSSEQITPKSTKPKSRRRSSSLVGEMKLELTETSRVTTASDTVTEESKNARRSSLRLAQKSPVQRSIAPETAATASNDDEDIDETILDSDDYTSDEEDPVGGEGKETGQSKLGKALKEEEVEKQKAKKMATPMKNEIANGVNLRQTKKKMTTPLRKEIEEGVKLHETKKRMATPLKKGIENGANLRQTKKKMATPLKKEIKEGITLQQTKRMMATPLKKEIETGTSLRETKKKLATPLKKEIENGTSLRETKKRLATPLKKEIETGTSLRETKKKLATPLKKEIENGTSLRQTKKMMSTPLKKEIKEGIKLHQTKKTMATPLKKEIKNGTSLRQTKKKMATPLRTEILEGVKLRETKKKLQTPVRKAIEDGVTLKKTKSKLSTPLRKAIQAKPELRQTKKIMNVLLQDDIKQGVNLRKTKQSMPLEVQIEIIKGKKLRSTKKSLPTPVKNDISGGVTLRKTKKSLPTPLKEQIKKGLPLQKTKKSLPTPVRKQLEGKVTLKSTVKSVKRKRSEGGLNEHDAKRMKTSPSEEVNEESKGYQEAPVRRALKTPLRKAIIAGRKLRPTRHRMATPLRTGIHSRPALRAVRRKSSSVRDEIGPRKPTYAEIVKRATKTALRRSSKGNSFKFGKTAPICKKAESVPPANVADVVAADHVPSKPVNDSQSIQKRRSARLDGKAVPQAMVDSVGVLNSPETNENAPQSTWMSSLARATNGVKARAKPVEDLEGLVEMFATPPMVDISKDTSKQQKGSNWLSSLAKATKAPRKRGMAVEDFEGVPEMFATPPSISVATPRTTTEDELTSSPEEQDLNLTESLKLSKTPSLRSFGEDTEFVQIVTPIHSSHTPSLRSINAQTIKSAVTPEVLLEMKEALMTQKTPSLRSLAKDAVTVEVVTPLQPSRTPSLRSAMQQTSVFSSESPDIKMEVIKPIAPTKTPSIRSSDQVKAVSAVNVKKPSTSDRKSLGLQGLARLMKVPKEKNAVENVEDFFAPSVFASPKPEPKRYSRKSEGLQGVARLLRTPGDMGEGAAVESPKFDGIKKMMRTEKAVASPNFVGLRALMQTPKDSKRAVDLEEHFISDLFLLPVEDSFQDTVQSVVQGECDKEQDVRAINLISPESEEKTAEASEDVSSETVQRVTRAKRKPLEKLPEPVPKRGRTTRAAAKQSSESKKSPSNLKVVQRKTTTRSKKSSAASLPSTPKPLEFKRTQLDPIIEVLSPLPATDQTVEVAASPTLVEPEATEKAFTRGGAEETTDFKAQQTEPSRCSRRGIRAKARVDSSSEECSGGEVAEKRVATKRRTRAKVEEDSGSSSVDVQKADVETGKSGGKGRATRSSQLKEAPSQNVKLPRTTRSGRNRRAEVAEVEDKVVIGDAADETINNSTTTRSRRKARTTEESASVMSEEESVRNGKVQQNDAEATKVRRTRSRRTADKNNTVNEDKLAQSSQAKRTKKESVAKADEETQSEEKEASSKQRSTRRTRGNPVESIVPESTAASLQEVENFQSKSSVKNVRGKREPKGKALEEPRTTRSSRSANPAKIKPTVEPQLPVRSTRGRKRQLGEEEVAEPAVPEAKRKRSSARARDVEPPQTRSLRSRK, via the exons ATAAGAATTATCAACCTCAGCACTACTAACCAAACTCTCGTCAATGGGAAACCAATAACCGAGGCAGAAGTCAAGCATTTAGATGTTTTCACAATAAGTGACAGATCATTCAGATTTGAGTTTGCCTCGCCAGTTTTAAAGAAAGGGAAAGACAAATCACCCAAG ACTAAGATCCGCCGCTCTGTCTCTTTGGTAAAAACTCCCCCAGAGGGCCAGTCTCCCAAAATGCCAGTTGCACTGAAGGGCAGCCCTCGAACTCCCACCGCAGGGGAAAGTCTTAAGGAAAACATCCACCGGCTTCGTAGGTTCTCCATGCCTTTGCAAGAGGAGGATGAAAATTTGAGTTCCCCAGTATCAAATAAACCACCACTGTCCACGATATTTGTCAATGCTGAGCCTCAAGACAAAAGTAATCACCAAGAAAGTACCGAACAAGTCAATGTAGTAAAGCCTGTTGAGGTTGTAAAAGAGGAGACCAGAAGAAATTCTAAACGGGTCTCATTTGGACCAGTTCTTAGTCCTGAACAGTTTGACAAAGATCTACCCCCAGCAACTCCTGTGAGACGGGGTTCTACACCTAAAAGAGCTGCTTCCTCTGCCAAGAGAAGAAGATCGGTTCTCTCGGTACCAAAAACTGATTGCATTAGAGAAGATGATGGAGGTGTTGAAGACTTTTTTATGACTGAGGATGTAGACTCGAACGCAAAGTCGCTAAAGGAACACCACATTAGTCCCGAGGAAGATAGCCATGAATCAGAGTCTGTTCGTAAGGAAAGCACTGCAGTGCAGGAAAAGGTACCAGGGTCTATTCGGGACACACCTGAAAGAGGTCAGCCGTCGTCAGAACAAATTACACCCAAAAGTACTAAACCTAAAAGCAGGAGGAGATCATCGTCTCTGGTGGGAGAAATGAAGTTAGAGCTCACTGAGACCAGCAGAGTCACTACAGCGAGTGATACTGTGACAGAGGAATCGAAAAACGCAAGACGATCGTCATTGAGACTCGCGCAAAAAAGCCCTGTACAAAGATCAATAGCGCCTGAGACTGCTGCTACTGCAAGTAATGACGATGAAGATATCGATGAAACTATTTTGGACAGTGATGATTACACTTCGGATGAAGAAGATCCAGTAGGAGGAGAGGGAAAAGAGACGGGGCAGAGTAAACTTGGAAAAGCCCTGAAAGAAGAAGAAGTTGAGAAACAGAAGGCAAAGAAGATGGCCACTCCCATGAAGAATGAGATCGCAAATGGAGTCAATCTCCGACAAACTAAGAAAAAGATGACAACACCTCTccgaaaagaaattgaagaggGGGTCAAATTGCACGAGACCAAAAAGAGGATGGCCACACCATTGAAGAAAGGCATTGAAAATGGGGCCAACCTTCGACAAACCAAAAAGAAGATGGCGACACCGTTGAAGAAAGAGATAAAAGAGGGAATCACATTGCAACAGACGAAGAGGATGATGGCCACAccattgaaaaaagaaattgaaactgGAACAAGCCTTCGAGAAACCAAAAAGAAGCTTGCCACGCCCCTAaagaaggaaattgaaaatgggaCAAGCCTTCGAGAAACCAAAAAGAGGCTTGCAACGCccttaaagaaagaaattgaaactgGAACAAGCCTTCGAGAAACCAAAAAGAAGCTTGCCACGCCCTTAAAGAAGGAAATTGAAAACGGGACGAGCCTTCGACAAACCAAGAAGATGATGAGCACACCGTTAAAGAAAGAGATAAAAGAGGGAATCAAATTGCATCAGACGAAGAAGACTATGGCCACGCCCcttaagaaagaaattaaaaatgggACCAGTCTTCGACAGACCAAAAAGAAGATGGCAACTCCTCTCAGGACGGAGATCTTGGAAGGCGTCAAATTGAGAGAGACAAAAAAGAAGCTACAAACTCCGGTCAGGAAAGCGATAGAAGATGGCGTCACCTTGAAGAAAACCAAGAGTAAGCTTTCAACACCGTTGCGAAAAGCCATTCAAGCCAAACCAGAATTGCGGCAGACCAAGAAAATTATGAACGTGCTGCTTCAGGATGATATCAAGCAAGGTGTTAACCTTAGGAAAACCAAGCAGAGCATGCCACTTGAGGTTCAGATTGAGATcatcaaaggaaagaaacttAGGTCAACGAAGAAGAGTTTGCCCACTCCTGTGAAGAATGATATCAGTGGAGGAGTAACTTTGAGGAAAACGAAGAAAAGCTTACCGACACCACTAAAGGAGCAGATCAAAAAGGGTTTGCCTTTACAAAAGACCAAGAAGAGTCTACCTACTCCTGTGAGAAAACAGCTTGAAGGAAAAGTTACACTGAAGTCCACCGTTAAGTCCGTGAAGCGAAAGAGAAGCGAAGGTGGACTCAACGAACACGATGCAAAGAGAATGAAAACTTCACCTTCAGAAGAGGTGAATGAAGAAAGTAAAGGGTACCAAGAAGCTCCGGTAAGAAGAGCCTTAAAGACTCCGCTCAGGAAAGCCATTATTGCGGGAAGAAAACTGCGACCCACCCGTCACCGTATGGCCACACCACTTCGCACTGGGATCCACTCTAGACCAGCACTCAGAGCTGTTCGTCGGAAGTCGTCATCTGTTCGGGACGAGATCGGACCGCGAAAACCCACATACGCAGAAATCGTGAAAAGAGCTACAAAGACTGCTTTGAGAAGATCTTCCAAGGGAAATTCATTCAAGTTTGGAAAAACGGCACCAATTTGTAAGAAG GCCGAATCTGTTCCACCCGCTAATGTTGCTGATGTTGTTGCAGCAGATCATG TCCCCAGCAAACCTGTCAATGACAGTCAGTCAATCCAGAAGCGGAGAAGTGCACGTCTTGACGGAAAGGCCGTTCCCCAAGCGATGGTCGACAGTGTGGGTGTGCTAAATTCACCAGAGACCAACGAGAACGCTCCTCAAAGTACTTGGATGTCAAGCCTTGCACGAGCCACCAACGGCGTGAAAGCACGTGCCAAACCTGTGGAAGACTTGGAAGGCCTGGTAGAAATGTTTGCTACCCCACCGATGGTTGACATCAGTAAGGACACAtccaaacaacaaaaaggaagCAACTGGTTGTCGAGTCTTGCCAAAGCGACGAAAGCTCCACGAAAACGTGGAATGGCTGTCGAAGATTTCGAAGGAGTGCCTGAAATGTTTGCAACACCACCATCTATCTCCGTGGCCACACCGCGCACCACCACAGAAGACGAGCTCACTTCAAGTCCTGAAGAGCAAGACTTAAACTTGACAGAATCCTTGAAACTATCAAAGACGCCTTCTTTGAGAAGTTTTGGAGAAGATACGGAGTTTGTTCAGATAGTAACCCCCATACACAGCTCTCACACCCCGTCACTAAGGTCAATAAATGCGCAAACTATCAAGAGTGCTGTAACGCCAGAGGTGTTGCTGGAAATGAAAGAAGCATTAATGACACAGAAGACACCATCTCTGCGAAGTTTAGCCAAAGATGCTGTTACAGTGGAAGTTGTGACTCCGCTGCAGCCTTCTCGTACGCCATCTCTTCGTTCTGCCATGCAGCAAACGTCTGTCTTCTCTAGCGAGTCTCCAGACATTAAAATGGAGGTTATTAAGCCAATAGCTCCAACCAAAACCCCATCTATTCGTTCTTCAGATCAAGTAAAGGCAGTTTCAGCCGTCAACGTTAAAAAACCCAGTACCAGTGACCGAAAAAGTTTAGGTCTGCAAGGCCTCGCCCGACTGATGAAGGTACCGAAAGAGAAAAATGCCGTGGAGAATGTCGAAGATTTCTTTGCTCCCAGCGTTTTTGCATCTCCCAAGCCGGAACCCAAACGTTACTCACGCAAAAGTGAAGGGTTACAAGGAGTTGCCAGGTTGCTGAGAACACCAGGTGATATGGGTGAAGGGGCCGCTGTAGAGAGCCCAAAGTTTGACGGTATTAAGAAAATGATGCGAACTGAGAAAGCTGTGGCCAGTCCGAACTTTGTTGGGCTCAGGGCGCTGATGCAGACACCTAAAGATTCTAAGAGAGCTGTTGACCTTGAAGAACACTTcatttcagatttatttttgCTGCCTGTCGAGGATTCCTTCCAAGATACAGTCCAATCCGTTGTCCAGGGTGAATGTGATAAGGAGCAGGATGTACGGGCTATCAACTTAATTTCTCCAGAATCCGAAGAAAAGACAGCTGAAGCATCAGAGGACGTTAGCTCCGAAACTGTACAAAGAGTGACCCGAGCCAAGCGTAAGCCACTCGAAAAACTGCCTGAACCAGTGCCTAAAAGAGGGCGCACTACTCGTGCAGCTGCAAAACAAAGCAGTGAAAGCAAAAAATCTCCCTCCAATCTGAAAGTCGTGCAAAGAAAGACAACGACGAGAAGTAAAAAGAGTTCGGCAGCAAGCCTACCAAGCACGCCGAAACCGTTAGAATTTAAGCGCACGCAACTAGATCCAATTATTGAAGTTCTTTCTCCTTTGCCTGCGACTGATCAGACGGTCGAGGTCGCCGCCTCCCCTACATTGGTTGAGCCCGAAGCAACAGAGAAAGCCTTTACCAGGGGAGGAGCGGAGGAAACAACCGATTTCAAAGCGCAGCAAACGGAGCCTTCGCGATGTTCTCGTCGTGGGATCCGTGCTAAAGCCAGAGTAGATTCTTCCTCTGAAGAGTGCAGTGGAGGTGAAGTCGCTGAAAAGCGTGTTGCTACAAAGAGAAGGACACGAGCGAAAGTCGAGGAAGACAGCGGCAGCAGTAGTGTAGATGTACAGAAGGCTGATGTTGAGACTGGAAAGAGTGGTGGTAAAGGTCGAGCAACGCGTAGCTCTCAACTTAAAGAAGCACCTTCACAAAACGTTAAACTGCCAAGAACGACAAGAAGCGGTCGCAACCGAAGAGCTGAAGTTGCAGAGGTTGAAGATAAAGTTGTGATTGGTGATGCTGCCGACGAAACTATCAACAACTCCACAACCACGCGCTCTCGACGCAAAGCCAGGACCACCGAAGAATCTGCCTCAGTTATGTCTGAGGAAGAGAGTGTTCGAAATGGAAAAGTCCAACAAAATGACGCAGAAGCGACAAAAGTAAGGAGAACTCGTTCGAGAAGAACAGCCGACAAGAATAATACTGTTAACGAAGACAAGCTGGCCCAAAGCAGTCAAGCAAAGCGAACTAAGAAAGAGAGCGTCGCTAAAGCAGACGAAGAGACACAGTCGGAAGAGAAGGAGGCGTCTTCAAAGCAGAGATCCACAAGACGCACTCGCGGAAATCCGGTTGAGAGCATTGTTCCTGAGAGCACTGCTGCCTCACTTCAGGAGGTGGAAAATTTCCAGTCAAAGAGTTCCGTGAAAAATGTCCGGGGTAAGCGAGAGCCCAAAGGAAAAGCACTGGAAGAGCCCAGAACAACACGGTCATCAAGGAGCGCAAACCcagcaaaaataaaaccaacagTTGAACCACAGCTACCCGTGCGTTCAACTCGAGGGAGAAAAAGGCAGCTCGGTGAAGAGGAGGTTGCTGAACCTGCCGTTCCAGAGGCGAAAAGGAAACGATCAAGTGCGCGAGCGCGAGATGTCGAGCCACCACAAACCAGGTCACTGCGCTCACGAAAGTAG